From the Companilactobacillus ginsenosidimutans genome, the window TTTTTGGACATGTGCGAACTCCTCACTCTTTTCCAGTAAAACATCAATCAATGTTGCGACAGACAAGGTCAATTTATTCGTTTTAATTAAAGTCGTCAGTTTACCAGCACTTGGATAAACATCGTTAGTGGATTGACCAGCATTGACGTCGTCTAATGGGCTCAAATATTGATACTCACCCTTTTTGTGACCTAGGATTTCCAAAGCCCTATTAGTAATTACTTCGTTAACATTCATATTAGTGGAGGTTCCAGCGCCACCCTGGATTTCGGTAATAATAAATTGATTGTCCAATTTATCGGCGAGAATATCTGTAACTGCGAGGCGAATTGCTTCAGCTTTCTTTTGAGACAAACGGCCTACTTTTTCATTAGCCGTTGCAGCTGCTTTTTTAATTCTAGCGACTTGTTTAATAAAATCTAGATCAGTTTTTTTAGTTTGTAATTTAAAATTTCTTGAGGCTCGTTCAGTATTGATTCCGTAATAATCATCATCACTTATTTTAAGTGTACCAATTAAATCTTTTTCAATTCGATATGTCATAATTAATGCCTCCACATTTATGTATGCGAAGAATTTAACACCTTGCATTTAACAAGTGAATAGTAATACTGGTATAATTTGAAAAACAAAAATAGTTTTTTTATTTGCTACATAATATAAAGTTTCAAACCAATTTTGCTACCGGGAGAAAACTATGAATGATATAGACCAAAAGATATTAAACTACCTACAAGCTAACGGAAGATTGTCAATAAAAAAATTAAGTGAAGCCTTATTTATCACGGCTCCAGCTGTTTCTCAACGCATCAAAAAACTGGAAGAAAACGGATATATCAAGTCATATAATGCTAACCTAGATTTGACTAAAATCGGTTTAAATATCAAAGCATTTATCCAACTTGAAGTCGGACCTGACCGAAAACCTGAATTTTATAAATACATCAAAGCCATTCCTAACGTTTTGGAATGTGATTGTATCACTGGTCCTTATTCCATGTTGCTTAAAACTGTGTTTGAATCTACACAAGACCTAGATGATCTGGTTACAGAATTACACCGTTTTGGAAGTACAAACACACAAATCGTCTTTTCAACGCCAGTTCAAGACCGTGGATATTATATAGAGTAAAAAAAATAGTTTTGGAAAAATTTGAAATTTTCCAAAACTATTTTTTTATTGTCCTATTTGTATTGATTAAGGTGAAAGAATCATCAAATTCATAGATTAAAGGTTCCCCGTTTGCAACTTCAACACCGTCAATATCCGTATCACTTACATTATCCAAATATTTAATCATGGCTCTAATAGTGCTTCCATGAGCAACTACTAACTGGTCTTTGCCATCTTTTAATTCAGGAACAATGTTATCAAGATAATAAGGAATTATTCGCAAATATGCTGCATGAAGACTTTCAGAAGCAGGCATTGCTTTAGGATCCACATACTTATATGGTCCTACTCGCAGATCAGGTGCATCCAACTTGGGAGGAAATGCATAAAAACTTCTTCTCCAGATCTGAACTTGCTTAGCTCCATACTCCCTTCTAGTTGCATCCTTATTTTGCCCTCTAAGAGCTCCGTAGTGACGTTCATTTAACTGCCAGGCCTTGGTGATTGGCAGATAATTTAAATCCAAGTCATCTTGAATTATGTACGCTGACGAGATTGCTCGTTTCAAAACTGATGTCCAGACATGCCGGATATCGAGATTCTGAAGCTTTTTAGCAGTTTCATGAGTTTGTTCGATTCCTTTTTCAGTCAAATCGACATCATTCCAGCCAGTATAACGATTTTCCGCATTTGCGATACTTTCGCCATGTCTTACTAAAATTAGTTTTACCATTAAATAAATTCCTACTTTACAAATGAATTAACGCTAACAATGTTATCACTAATTCAATATTAATTTAAAGCTCAGGAGTATTTACTTTAAATCAGCTCCATAATATTGTTCAGCAGCTTCCAAAGCAATTCCACCATAAACAATTGCTGGGCCACCACTCATCATGATTGCGATATTAACCGTTTCAACAACTTCTTGAACAGAGGCACCTGATGCTTTAGCTTCAGCAAGATGACTAACAATACATCCCTCACAACGCGTTGAAATAGCAATCGACAATGCCATCAATTCTTTTTCCTTTTGACTCAATGCTCCGTCTTTCATCGCATCAGTATGCATTTTGAAATAATCTGCACCTACAGCTTTAGTCTGTTTTTGTAATCTTGATGTATTTTCCTTGGCATGTTTTAAAAATTCTTGATAATCTTTTCCTTCACTCATATTAAGCCCCTCTTTTTTTAAAAAATTAGTGGTTCTTTCAAGCCCCGAGTACATTCAGCCTGAAGTGTGACATGAGATACATTAAATTGATCTTTCAAAATTTTTTCTATTTGAGAATAAATTTTTTCGAGCTCATCCATATTACAATTTTTCGTAACATTAATGTGAGCATCAAAAATAATATAATTCTCATCGATCATCCAATCGTGAATATGATGGATGCCTACAACATCAGGAACAGTCAATACTGCCTTTTTAACCTCATTTAGATCGATATCCGGACTGGCTTCCATCAAGATGTTAATTGTCTCTTTAACTACGTCAAAAGCTTCTTTTAACAACCACACGGCGATGACAATAGTAATAAATGGATCAACCCAATACCATTGAAACAAAGTAACAAAGATTGAAGCAATAACCACGCCGACTGATGACAAAGTGTCAGAAAGCATGTGCAAGAATGTTGCCTTGATGTTTAGATTATCTTTTGAACCGCCCCACAATGCTGCCATAGATATAAAGTTGGCTATTAAGCCAATAAGTGAAACGACCATCATCAAGGTACCATTGATGTGTTGTGGAGTTCTAAATCTTCTTATTGACTCTATAATCATCAGAATGGTTATTACAATCAAGATGCTAGAGTTGACGAATGCGGCCAAAATTTCAGCTCGCTTGTAACCAAAAGTTTTGGCAGAGTCGGTGCTCTTACGTCCAATTAGGTTGGCAACGTAGGAAATCACAATTGAAAGTGAGTCTTCCAAATTGTGCACGGCGTCGGAAAGCAAGCCTAAACTACCGGAGATGATACCACCAAAGAATTCTGCGATGGTGATAATAATATTTAATAATGTTACGGCAAAAAATCTTCTACCAGTAACTTCTGAGTGTTCCATACAAATTGCTCCCCTCTACACGTTTCTATGATAACAAACTGAGCGCGAAAAACTATCAAAGAAGAATTATTGTGGAAATAAAAAAACAGACTGATTATTCTCAGTCTGCTGGTCTTTGATACAAATTAATTTACTATCTTGAAGTTGTAGGTTTAGCAACTACTTTAATTGGATGGGCGATATCAATCGATTCAGAGAATTGATTCGTGATATAGTTCATCATGCCGTCACGTGCTTCTTTTTTAGAAACATTGTGGCAAATGCGCTTCTTAGCGATTCTTTGGCCTTTCTTATCTAAAAACTTACATGTGACTTCATAGTCGCCATGATTACCAAAAAACAACATTGTGTGTTACCCCCTCGTAAATTGATAAAAAACACCCCTGATGTTTCAACCAGATATTTATACCATTTTTTAAAAAAACGTTCAACACTTTTCGCTCGTTTTCGTAAAAAAAATTTACTCAACTTTTAGTGAATAAATTTGGAAAAAGAAATATGCTAAAATGTAACGTATAGAGTTATCATTAGTAGGTATACACATATCTGATGGGAGAGTAATATGGACAATCAAAAGCCAACTATGACACGTGGCCAATATCGTAAACAGCGTACGCCTTTTTACAAAAAAGCTCCGTTCATAATCACACTTGTGGTCATCCTCATAGCTATTATAGCGGGTATAATTTATTGGAGTGTTGGAAACACTCATAAAAAAAATGCTGAAAACAATTCTAATCGAGTTGAAAATGTTCAATCGAATAAATCAACTAAGAAGAAGAATTCGGGTACCAAGTCAGCTGCCAGCCAAAAAGTAGCTAAAGAGGATTCAAAAGAGAAATCTGACGACAAAAAGACTGACAAAAAGAAAACATATAGCAATCCCGGTTCTTATAACAATCTGGATTACAAGACCGACGATTTTGAATTTAAAATCGGTAATGATGTAAAGCTTGTTAAAGATTCAACTGGTAATTCAGCTTTATTAATCCAATACACTTATACTAATAAGTCAAAGAAAAATCAGATTCCTCAAAAAGTTCAATACGCCAATATGATTCTGAAACAAAATGATAAAGAATTAGTTCCTACTGGTGGGGATGGAGATTATTCTGAACTCGTAAGTAAGTCAAACATGGGAGAAGTTATTCCTGGAGCTACTTTTGAAGGTGCACTATTGGTCCAAGTTCCTGATGCAAATGCAGATGTTAATATGTATTTCAAGAATATTCAAACTGGTCAATACCTCAACACTATGCAGCCATTTAAACTTTCTTAATGTAAGTTTATAAAATCTAGATAATTAAAAAGCACATTTTCCATAAAAATGGAAAGTGTGCTTTTTTCCGTAATGTTAAAACTATAATTAATTCCACAAATCAAATCTATTTGCAGGGTCTATCCACATACCATCATTTGGTTTAACGTTATATGCTTTGTCAAAAATCTCATTGTTTTGCAAAGTTACATCAACACGGACTGGGAATGGTGCGTGATCCGCAGCGCCAATATTTATCCTAGCTAATTCAGCAGCTTTAGAATCGGTTGTTGAAATGAAATATTTTTGTCTGTTAGCTTTCGCATAATTCTCAAAAAATTGTTTCCAGTTTTCCCCACCTGTTTGTTGTAACGCTAATTCAGATACTTGTAGTCCCGCATTATCTGCCATAGCTTCATTTACAACTAAGTTACCGCTTAATGAGACTTGATCGAATACAATATTGTCATATTTTTTGACCATTTGTTCTTTTTTATTTTCAAGATTTGCTTGATCACTTGCTGGTAACCAAGTTTTTAATAGACCATTGGCATCAAACAATGAACCTTTTGAATCAAACGCATGAGTCAATTCGTGTCCAATTACAGTTCCCAAAGCACCATAATTTTTAGAATCTGATTGATTCACATCGAAAAATGGATCCTGAATAATTCCTGCACCTATATAAATTGCATTCTTAGTAGGAACATATTGAGCTCCAGTTAAAAGGCTTGACAATGTGTCCCATTCAGTCCTATCAACTGGTTTTTGATAATCTGCATATGGTTGGTAATTTGATCCATTTCTAACGTCTAACGCAATTTTAAACGGATCAGTGGTTCTTGGATCTGCAGTAACGTTCTTCATGTATGAATATGAATCTGAAGGAGCAGCTACGTTAACTGTAATATTGTTCAATTTATTAAGAGCAGCCTTCTTGCCGTCTTCACTCAACCAGCTGCTATCACTAATTTCTTTCTGATATGCTGACAAAATATTTTCTGTCATATTGTTAACAGCATTCTTCGTTTCAGTACTAATAAGTACATCCCCAAAATATTTGCTGAACACTTCCCCAAAGGTATCAAGGGTCAAGTAGTAAGCATACCTGTCACGGAACTGTGTTGGAGTTTCACCTTGAACAGTTGGAAAATTAACTTGTAATGCAGATAAACGTGACGCATTGTCTAAAACATAATTTGAAATCATCCATGATTTAATCATTTGGAAATTATCAGGATTAATTATTTTATCAAAGTTTTCATAAAAGCTTGGAGTCATGTTAAACACATAACCTGGTGTGACGCCAAATGTTGTATTAATGAACTTATCAATATTCATATAACTACTGATATTTGAAAAGTCAGTATACTTTTCAGGCGCATAGTTTCCAGTTCGATAAATACCATTAACATTCGTGACATCTTGCATTTCACTTATATCGCGATCTGTTTTTGATGAATTTTGGAAAAGTAATAAATCAAACTTTTCAGTGTTCTTAACAATATTTTCAACGGTCTGAATATCCACACCAGCTGTACTCAAAAAACCGCCGATTGTATCTCTAGACTCCTTATTATAATCAGCTAAGGTCCCACCTGCTCCAATTAATAATGGAGTATCCCCATAAAAGTAAATTGCACGAAGTTCAGGATTATTTTGATCAATATCAACTTTTATTCCAAAAGGCAATCTAACACCTGCACGAAGCAAATCATTCAACTGACTGTTCAGATCTGATAAATCAGCAATACTGTCAATTTTATTAACTTCACTCATAATATCTGGTTGTCCATTTATAGCATAATCAGCTGGCTTTTGAAACAAGCCGTTAGCAATGGACTTATAGTAATTAACAGCTTTAATCATGTTTGGATCAGTCGTTGTTTCAGTACCATTCACATAGTTATAAAACTTTGTTTTCACTGCCTGATTAACCGCATCCTGGGTTGATATTATAGTTCCAGCATCTTTTTGAGTTAATAATAAATTATTGTCTTGAATCCACTGATGATTAACATAATCATAATAATTATTTTGTGGCTTAAATTTGTTAGTAGTTTTATTAGAATCAATACTCGAATTGGTCGAGGAATTATCAGTATTCACATCCGCAGACTGATTTGAAGCAGCTTGCGCTGATTGATCAGAGTTATTTTCGGACGAAAATCCATTGTAAACTTTTGTAGTTTGTTTAGTGTCAGAGACAGTATTGGCCTCTGGTTTTAAGGCAGTATTTGTATCATCTGCTTTAACATTTTGAGTCGTGACTGTTGCACCCAACAAAACGGCTGCGAACATCGTAGCTTTTAGAAATTGACTTTGGATTTTCATGATATTTCCCCCGTTAGTCATATTTTCAACCTATTAAGACCAATTGGCAATATATAGGTAATAAAAATAATGATTAATTTACAATTAATATTTAAGTGGAAATATTTCCGTCAAATTTGACTACAAATTAAAATCCATCTTATTTATTCTCCGTAATAATTCAGTAAAACGAGCTAATTCTTCATCAGAATAATCAGAAACAATCTCAGCCAGTTGAGTTCGGTTTCTATCATCAAGTTTCTGTTTAATTCCGAGAATTTGTTTTCCAAGGTCAGTTAAACTAAGTAGCCATTCTTTGTTATTAATTTCAGTTTTATGTTTGATGACTAGATTAAGCTTTTCCAGCTTTGTTGCACTCCGTGATGTTGATGCTTGAGACGCCCCTACCGACTTTGGTAGCTCTTTTAACGAGACTTCATTATTAATCTCAAACAGACCAATTATTCTGAATTCACGAGTGCCCATTTTAGAAATTATTTTCTTTAATTCAACTGAAGTAGTTTGTTGAATCGCCCACTGTTTTTCTTTATCATTTTTCTCATCCCTGGAGATAAAAATATTTAGTAGATTTAAAATTTCATTTATCATATTTATTCACCCGAATACATCTTGACATTTTTTTGATAGGTTGTAAACTATTTCTATTCATATGAATAAATATTAAAGAGGCAAACTATGAAAAACATTGGATTAATTATTGGGACAAACCGACCCAATCGGATCGGAAAGCACATTGGTGATTGGATCAGCAAGCAGTTCAATTCGAAAACTTTAAATTTGCAGGTTATTGATCTGGAAACTGAAAATTTACCATTTCTCGATGAACCAAATATTCCGGCAGAACATAATTATATGCAAGAGCACACAAAGCAATGGTCAGAGAAAATTTCGAAGTTGGACGGAATTATCATTTTATATCCACAATACAATTGGGGTTATCCGGCAGTTCTAAAAAATGCACTCGACTATTTACATACAGAATGGGCAGGAATGCCAGTATCAACCATAGTTTATGGATCACATGGTGGGTTTCAAGCTCAAATCGCCTTAAATCTTGTATTACGTGGATTACGCATGAATGTACTAAGTACAAATTTGGGGTTGACTATCGATACAAAAAACTTCGACATTTCTGAACTTGAAGAATACTCTGCAGATGTTTCTACAATTCAATCAGAATTCGAACGACTATTAAATTAAAAAGACCATGCAATCATAATTGATTACACGGTCTTTATTTTTAAACTAAGGTATCTCTTACTAATTCATATGCTTTATCATTTGGAACTTCTCTAATCATATACTGACTAGTGATTTGTTCTTGGAGCATTTTTCTTTTTTTCATATCTTTTCGTTGCAAAGCAAGTCTCATTCGCTTGTACAATCCGTCAAAAGCATTTTGCTTATTATTATTCACTGCAATACTTTCGTTGGTGCGATCTACTGCTTCCTTACAAATATCAAAAGCTTGATCAGTGACTTGTAAATTATTCACTTTAGCCGATATTGCTTGATTCAATTGACGCTCATCACTAACTTTTAACATTATCATTGTTCGTACTCCTTATCACTTTTACCTATTTATATCATGTAAAACCTGATAAATATTGTCAGTAATTGTAAAACAATTTGTAAAACTTTGCCTTACATATTGAGTATAAGGTAGTTTTGAAAGAGTAACAATCAATTTAAACCCCATGAAAACGCATTCTTGGGAACTTTTTTTATTTATTAATTTCCATTCAATTTACTCTAATATTTATTAATATAACTTAAATTGTAAGATTAATCCGAACACCTAAATAAAATAAAAAAACCCATAGTAAATGTTCTACAATGGTTAGCGACTAAACAGACCAGAAAGAAGACATTTACTATGAGCATATCTACTTTATCACAGTTTGAGCGCGGAGCCATATATCAATTATTAAAAGATGGTAATTCTCACAATGAAATTGCAAGAAGGATGAAGTTGTCCAAATCTACAATTAGTAATGAACTCAGCCGTGTCGATCCGTATGACCCTGTTCTGGCACAAGAGCACGCTGATAAAATGAGGCGCCATTGCGGAAGACAATCAATACTGTCAAAGGATAATGCCATTCTGATTAAGCAACACCTTGAGCTAACTTGGTCACCTGAACAAATAGCTAGTGAATTAAACCTGTGTTTTAAATCCATCTACAACTGGATTTATCAGGGGTTGATCGATTTTGATTCAGAACTATTATCAGATAAATCTCGTCGTAAAAAGCATAAACATGAGACACGTGGGACTTTCAAAGTTGATGAAACCATAGAGACGAGACCCGAAGAAATTAATACTCGTAAGACCTTTGGACATTGGGAAGCTGATACTGTCCTATCTTCACGTGGACAATCAAAGGCTTGCTTAGCAACGTTTGTAGAACGTAAGACAAGATTCGTCTGGGCGATTAAGATCAATGATCGTACTAAGGAATCAATGAATTCAGCGATAAAAAAGATGAAATCAATCTTTGGTGAAAACATTAAATCTATAACAGTGGATCATGGAAAAGAGTTCTCAGGATTCAACGACTTGGCCGATTATTACAATCTTCCAGTCTATTTCTGTCATCCATATTCACCATGGGAACGTGGAACTAATGAGTACTTCAATCGAAAACTACGTTGGTTCTTTCCAAAGAAAACAGACTTCAACAGTGTTTCTGAAGATGAGTTGCTGGAATCATTAGAATTGATCAATAATCGACCATTAAAAATACTTGGCTGGAACACGGCCATTGAGACGTTTAGGGATTGTGTATTGAAGTGTTCGGATTAAACTTGCAATCTCTCATAATTAAATAATTCAGGTCATATTTGAAGGTCAAGCTGTCTCTAACCACAACTCTTAAATTGTCCTGAAAATAATCATTACAAATATTTTTATGTTTAATTAATTTATGTTTAAAAAATCGACTTATACATCATCCTAAATGAAATTATTTTGTTAGTTTGGCCTAAATATCTTTTCGTAATTGGAAAAAATTATTTTTATTTTCTTGTTTTCACAAAAACAAACCTTACCACCAAGGCATTTATAGCCTTATTTATGAAAATTCAAAAAATTGGTAATAATTATTATTTCGACGCTAAAATAAGGCAATTTATAAAAGGTGGTGTTAGATATGGATCTTTTTAGAAAAAAAGATATCAATGTCTTGCTGGCTAGACAGTCTCCCTTAAAAAGGACTCTGAAGACGTTTGACTTAACGTTACTCGGAATCGGAGCCATTATCGGTACTGGGATCTTTGTTTTAACTGGTAAAGGCGCATTAACTGCAGGACCGGCTCTAGCTTTATCATTCGTCATCGCCGCAATTTGTTGTGGGTTCGCTGGTCTCTGTTATGCTGAGTTTGCTTCGATGGCTCCCGTAGCTGGTTCAGCCTATACTTATTCATATATTTCTTTTGGTGAAATTATAGCCTTCATTATTGGCTGGGATTTAATTTTGGAGTACGCACTTGGTGCCGCAACTGTTGGTGCTGGATGGTCAGGTTATTTCGTCAACTTCGTCGGAAATCTTGGTTGGCATATCCCCAAGGTATTAACCGCTGCAGCTGGTACTACTCCTGGTGTCACAACTTACTTTAATCTTCCAGCGTTCGCAATCATTATTTTAATTACAAGTATTATCGCAATGGGTATTAACCAAACAAAACATTTAAACGATATCATGGTTACTATCAAAGTTAGTGTTATCATTATTTTCATTGCAGCAACAGTTTGGTTTGTACATGCTAAAAACTGGCAACCATTCTCACCTTACGGATGGTATTCATTCCACAAGGGTACTGCTTCAGGTATTATTCCTGGTGCCTCTATCGTCTTCTTCTCATTCATCGGATTTGACTCGGTTTCCTCAAGTGCTGAAGAAACAATCAATCCTAGAAAGACACTTCCAAGAGGTATTTTATATTCATTATTAATCGCCTCTGTTTTGTACGTTGCCATGACACTTGTCATGACTGGTGTTGTTAAATACACAGTCTTCGCAAAATTCTTGGATGCACCAATC encodes:
- a CDS encoding NADPH-dependent FMN reductase; this encodes MKNIGLIIGTNRPNRIGKHIGDWISKQFNSKTLNLQVIDLETENLPFLDEPNIPAEHNYMQEHTKQWSEKISKLDGIIILYPQYNWGYPAVLKNALDYLHTEWAGMPVSTIVYGSHGGFQAQIALNLVLRGLRMNVLSTNLGLTIDTKNFDISELEEYSADVSTIQSEFERLLN
- a CDS encoding DUF5067 domain-containing protein, whose amino-acid sequence is MDNQKPTMTRGQYRKQRTPFYKKAPFIITLVVILIAIIAGIIYWSVGNTHKKNAENNSNRVENVQSNKSTKKKNSGTKSAASQKVAKEDSKEKSDDKKTDKKKTYSNPGSYNNLDYKTDDFEFKIGNDVKLVKDSTGNSALLIQYTYTNKSKKNQIPQKVQYANMILKQNDKELVPTGGDGDYSELVSKSNMGEVIPGATFEGALLVQVPDANADVNMYFKNIQTGQYLNTMQPFKLS
- a CDS encoding M13 family metallopeptidase gives rise to the protein MKIQSQFLKATMFAAVLLGATVTTQNVKADDTNTALKPEANTVSDTKQTTKVYNGFSSENNSDQSAQAASNQSADVNTDNSSTNSSIDSNKTTNKFKPQNNYYDYVNHQWIQDNNLLLTQKDAGTIISTQDAVNQAVKTKFYNYVNGTETTTDPNMIKAVNYYKSIANGLFQKPADYAINGQPDIMSEVNKIDSIADLSDLNSQLNDLLRAGVRLPFGIKVDIDQNNPELRAIYFYGDTPLLIGAGGTLADYNKESRDTIGGFLSTAGVDIQTVENIVKNTEKFDLLLFQNSSKTDRDISEMQDVTNVNGIYRTGNYAPEKYTDFSNISSYMNIDKFINTTFGVTPGYVFNMTPSFYENFDKIINPDNFQMIKSWMISNYVLDNASRLSALQVNFPTVQGETPTQFRDRYAYYLTLDTFGEVFSKYFGDVLISTETKNAVNNMTENILSAYQKEISDSSWLSEDGKKAALNKLNNITVNVAAPSDSYSYMKNVTADPRTTDPFKIALDVRNGSNYQPYADYQKPVDRTEWDTLSSLLTGAQYVPTKNAIYIGAGIIQDPFFDVNQSDSKNYGALGTVIGHELTHAFDSKGSLFDANGLLKTWLPASDQANLENKKEQMVKKYDNIVFDQVSLSGNLVVNEAMADNAGLQVSELALQQTGGENWKQFFENYAKANRQKYFISTTDSKAAELARINIGAADHAPFPVRVDVTLQNNEIFDKAYNVKPNDGMWIDPANRFDLWN
- a CDS encoding MarR family winged helix-turn-helix transcriptional regulator is translated as MINEILNLLNIFISRDEKNDKEKQWAIQQTTSVELKKIISKMGTREFRIIGLFEINNEVSLKELPKSVGASQASTSRSATKLEKLNLVIKHKTEINNKEWLLSLTDLGKQILGIKQKLDDRNRTQLAEIVSDYSDEELARFTELLRRINKMDFNL
- a CDS encoding IS30 family transposase, with amino-acid sequence MSISTLSQFERGAIYQLLKDGNSHNEIARRMKLSKSTISNELSRVDPYDPVLAQEHADKMRRHCGRQSILSKDNAILIKQHLELTWSPEQIASELNLCFKSIYNWIYQGLIDFDSELLSDKSRRKKHKHETRGTFKVDETIETRPEEINTRKTFGHWEADTVLSSRGQSKACLATFVERKTRFVWAIKINDRTKESMNSAIKKMKSIFGENIKSITVDHGKEFSGFNDLADYYNLPVYFCHPYSPWERGTNEYFNRKLRWFFPKKTDFNSVSEDELLESLELINNRPLKILGWNTAIETFRDCVLKCSD
- a CDS encoding cation diffusion facilitator family transporter; the encoded protein is MEHSEVTGRRFFAVTLLNIIITIAEFFGGIISGSLGLLSDAVHNLEDSLSIVISYVANLIGRKSTDSAKTFGYKRAEILAAFVNSSILIVITILMIIESIRRFRTPQHINGTLMMVVSLIGLIANFISMAALWGGSKDNLNIKATFLHMLSDTLSSVGVVIASIFVTLFQWYWVDPFITIVIAVWLLKEAFDVVKETINILMEASPDIDLNEVKKAVLTVPDVVGIHHIHDWMIDENYIIFDAHINVTKNCNMDELEKIYSQIEKILKDQFNVSHVTLQAECTRGLKEPLIF
- a CDS encoding Lrp/AsnC family transcriptional regulator; the encoded protein is MNDIDQKILNYLQANGRLSIKKLSEALFITAPAVSQRIKKLEENGYIKSYNANLDLTKIGLNIKAFIQLEVGPDRKPEFYKYIKAIPNVLECDCITGPYSMLLKTVFESTQDLDDLVTELHRFGSTNTQIVFSTPVQDRGYYIE
- a CDS encoding 2,3-bisphosphoglycerate-dependent phosphoglycerate mutase, encoding MVKLILVRHGESIANAENRYTGWNDVDLTEKGIEQTHETAKKLQNLDIRHVWTSVLKRAISSAYIIQDDLDLNYLPITKAWQLNERHYGALRGQNKDATRREYGAKQVQIWRRSFYAFPPKLDAPDLRVGPYKYVDPKAMPASESLHAAYLRIIPYYLDNIVPELKDGKDQLVVAHGSTIRAMIKYLDNVSDTDIDGVEVANGEPLIYEFDDSFTLINTNRTIKK
- a CDS encoding carboxymuconolactone decarboxylase family protein gives rise to the protein MSEGKDYQEFLKHAKENTSRLQKQTKAVGADYFKMHTDAMKDGALSQKEKELMALSIAISTRCEGCIVSHLAEAKASGASVQEVVETVNIAIMMSGGPAIVYGGIALEAAEQYYGADLK
- a CDS encoding amino acid permease, with product MDLFRKKDINVLLARQSPLKRTLKTFDLTLLGIGAIIGTGIFVLTGKGALTAGPALALSFVIAAICCGFAGLCYAEFASMAPVAGSAYTYSYISFGEIIAFIIGWDLILEYALGAATVGAGWSGYFVNFVGNLGWHIPKVLTAAAGTTPGVTTYFNLPAFAIIILITSIIAMGINQTKHLNDIMVTIKVSVIIIFIAATVWFVHAKNWQPFSPYGWYSFHKGTASGIIPGASIVFFSFIGFDSVSSSAEETINPRKTLPRGILYSLLIASVLYVAMTLVMTGVVKYTVFAKFLDAPILAVLAKTGQGWLSMLVSLGAILGMTTVILVQLYGQSRITYSMSRDGLFPKFFGEISLRHQTPYKGTWFFGITTAIVSGFINLNILSELVNIGTLTAFILVSAGILWMRKKHPELHRGFKAPGVPFTPIIAIAFCLLLVVGLNWETWIRFIVWFAIGMCIYFGYARKHSLMNQETK